One window of the Streptomyces sp. NBC_00259 genome contains the following:
- a CDS encoding CHAT domain-containing protein produces MSFEYWIDRVRHGIDAAQARPDILLGPTLTEDAANLWHAAQPADPDHPAPWETHRLATAAWWLGLLHSLRHAAMPEEPGRAELARAILLVAPWAGRQGFVPEPLRHVLGPAASPELQAQQAGQLLMQALRTGERDVLDASIALHEAVLVAGAPIGGTTVTNAGAGYWARYGQTGNTADLDRAIDLGNRAAAYSDDPNYPTILSNLGTIHLARYERAGDAADLDRAIEILSRARSTVSPTDPNRLMALSNLAVALHTRHERSDNPDDLDRAIEVGYVLAASDRPHPQSLANLGMALSARYERAGAPADLDRAIEIGHQAWSASPDPVHLPTVLSNLGTFHHVRFERGGDVTDLARAVEIHELALAATPDDHPDRGVRLNNAATVYQERFNRAADPADLDRAISAGEDAVAATPADHPKSSTLLSNVGSALHGRFRRTGSVPDLYRAIEYGERAVARAPEGRSERGRQLSNLALAYQSRFERTGDPADLHRAVERGEQAVVAMPDDHPDRALYLGNLAMMYSARFKHAGSVDDLDRAIEHREAAVEKTPSDHQLLAVHLSNLSGDHHARFRRTGDVADLDRAIESATRAVSRTPADHPDVARRLNNVGTALAARYAHAGDTADLNRAIEQKERALAATPVGHPERPTFATNLGPTYQARFARTGDLADLDRAVEVCALSVSSTPEDHAELAARLGMLASVHLTRHQHTGNTVDLDRAIAHNERTLSLVPDGHPDRPRFLANLGVALQSRFKADGDPADLDRAVDLKREAVAATPSDDPVHSQRLYNLALSLEMQAGDGAVDPVDVEQLSVLAAAPCPSPPGYQVRARWVTGRIAHAAGQHETARRLLDAAVALLPSVPARETSYADQEHRLDGYLGLVGEAVAVHCALDDPVGAIQAGEQGRGILLASQLDARTDLSGLQGEHPKLARRFQQVRDALGAPGGGHHTPDGERLGAPHGEERRRPWREYDALLAEIRRLQGWERFLLPPTWDDLREATAGGTVVLVNAGSRRSDAIIATADAAPKLVPLPDLTLSAVDTRTTELSRAMTATGSLVGELRRRRNLSDLLGWLWDTTVGPVLDALDGFPPREGALPRVWWMPTGLLGLLPLHAAGRPGEPGALDRVVSSYAPTFRALLRARRQTAGAPRRQLAVALERTPGQPDLPATAAEAAALHAHLPDSMLLTNEQATVDRVLGALPGAGWAHFACHADTDLHAPSRGGLHLHDGRLPIAEISRLRLHSAELAYLSACSTGHVGRRHANESTHLASAFQLAGFRHVIASLWPLNDAVAATAADRFYRLLPMAENADQAADALHRVTRELRAEHPERPHLWASLIHSGP; encoded by the coding sequence ATGTCCTTCGAGTACTGGATCGACCGCGTCCGCCACGGCATCGACGCGGCCCAGGCACGTCCCGACATCCTCCTCGGGCCGACGCTCACCGAAGACGCGGCGAACCTCTGGCACGCCGCGCAACCGGCTGACCCGGACCACCCCGCACCGTGGGAGACACACCGACTCGCGACCGCGGCCTGGTGGCTGGGCCTGCTGCACAGCCTGCGTCACGCGGCGATGCCCGAGGAACCGGGCCGGGCCGAGCTGGCGAGAGCGATCCTCCTCGTCGCCCCGTGGGCCGGCAGGCAGGGGTTCGTGCCCGAACCGCTGCGCCACGTGCTCGGTCCGGCGGCGAGCCCTGAGCTACAGGCACAGCAGGCCGGACAGCTGCTCATGCAGGCGCTGCGGACGGGTGAGCGCGACGTGCTCGACGCCAGCATCGCCCTGCACGAGGCCGTCCTCGTCGCCGGGGCACCGATCGGCGGGACGACCGTCACCAACGCCGGAGCCGGATACTGGGCGCGATACGGGCAGACCGGGAACACCGCCGACCTGGACAGGGCGATCGACCTCGGGAACCGCGCGGCAGCATACTCCGACGATCCCAACTACCCGACGATCCTGTCCAACCTCGGCACCATCCACCTGGCGCGATACGAGCGGGCGGGTGACGCCGCCGATCTGGACCGGGCGATCGAGATCCTCTCGCGAGCGCGGTCCACCGTCTCGCCCACCGACCCGAACCGCTTGATGGCCCTGAGCAACCTCGCCGTCGCCCTTCACACGCGGCACGAACGGAGCGACAACCCCGACGACCTCGACCGGGCCATCGAGGTCGGGTACGTGCTTGCCGCGTCCGACCGGCCGCACCCGCAGTCCCTGGCCAACCTCGGCATGGCCCTGTCCGCCCGGTACGAACGCGCCGGGGCCCCAGCCGATCTGGACCGGGCGATCGAGATCGGCCATCAGGCATGGTCCGCCAGCCCGGACCCCGTGCACCTGCCCACGGTCCTGTCGAACCTCGGGACGTTCCACCACGTGCGGTTCGAGCGCGGAGGAGACGTCACCGACCTCGCTCGTGCCGTCGAGATCCACGAACTGGCGCTGGCCGCCACTCCGGACGACCATCCCGATCGCGGGGTCCGTCTCAACAACGCCGCCACCGTCTACCAGGAGCGGTTCAACCGCGCCGCGGACCCGGCGGACCTCGACCGTGCGATCAGCGCAGGGGAGGACGCGGTCGCGGCGACACCGGCCGATCACCCCAAGTCGAGCACCCTCCTCTCCAACGTGGGCTCGGCTCTCCACGGCCGTTTCCGACGTACGGGAAGCGTGCCCGACCTGTACCGCGCCATCGAGTACGGCGAACGAGCGGTGGCGCGCGCCCCGGAGGGCCGAAGCGAACGGGGCAGGCAGCTGTCGAACCTGGCACTGGCCTACCAGTCACGGTTCGAGCGCACCGGCGACCCGGCGGACCTGCACCGGGCGGTCGAGCGCGGCGAACAGGCGGTGGTGGCGATGCCCGACGACCACCCGGACCGTGCGCTGTACCTCGGCAACCTCGCAATGATGTACAGCGCTCGGTTCAAACACGCCGGGAGCGTCGACGACCTGGACCGTGCCATCGAGCACCGCGAAGCGGCGGTCGAGAAGACGCCTTCCGACCACCAGCTCCTGGCGGTACACCTGTCCAACCTGTCAGGCGACCACCACGCACGGTTTCGACGCACCGGCGACGTCGCGGACCTGGACCGTGCCATCGAGTCCGCAACCCGCGCGGTCTCCCGCACCCCGGCCGACCACCCCGATGTGGCGCGGCGGCTGAACAACGTCGGAACCGCTCTCGCCGCGCGGTACGCGCACGCCGGCGACACGGCCGACCTGAACCGGGCGATCGAGCAGAAGGAGCGGGCACTGGCCGCCACCCCTGTCGGCCACCCGGAACGACCCACGTTCGCGACCAATCTCGGTCCCACCTACCAAGCCCGGTTCGCGCGTACCGGGGACCTCGCGGACCTGGACCGCGCTGTCGAAGTCTGCGCGCTGTCGGTCTCCTCCACCCCCGAGGACCATGCCGAACTGGCCGCTCGTCTCGGCATGCTGGCGAGCGTCCATCTGACGCGACACCAGCACACCGGAAACACGGTGGATCTGGACCGGGCCATCGCGCACAACGAGCGCACCCTGTCCCTCGTTCCGGACGGCCACCCCGACCGCCCCCGCTTCCTGGCCAACCTCGGTGTCGCCCTCCAATCGCGGTTCAAGGCCGACGGTGACCCGGCGGACCTGGACCGTGCGGTCGACCTCAAGAGGGAGGCAGTGGCAGCCACGCCGTCCGACGATCCCGTCCACTCCCAGCGCCTGTACAACCTCGCCCTCAGCCTGGAGATGCAGGCCGGGGACGGCGCGGTCGATCCCGTCGACGTCGAGCAGCTGTCCGTGCTCGCGGCTGCGCCATGCCCGTCCCCGCCCGGCTATCAGGTGCGCGCCCGCTGGGTGACCGGCAGGATCGCGCACGCGGCGGGCCAGCACGAGACGGCGCGGCGCCTGCTGGACGCAGCGGTGGCCCTGCTGCCCTCGGTACCCGCCCGGGAGACGTCGTACGCGGACCAGGAGCACCGCCTCGACGGGTACCTCGGGCTCGTGGGCGAGGCGGTCGCCGTCCACTGCGCCCTCGACGACCCCGTCGGCGCGATTCAGGCGGGGGAGCAGGGGCGGGGCATCCTGCTGGCGTCGCAACTGGACGCGCGCACGGACCTGTCCGGCCTCCAGGGCGAACACCCGAAGCTCGCACGGCGCTTCCAGCAGGTCCGCGATGCTCTCGGCGCGCCCGGTGGCGGTCACCATACGCCCGATGGTGAGAGACTCGGCGCGCCCCACGGTGAGGAACGACGCCGCCCATGGCGCGAGTACGACGCGCTGCTCGCGGAGATTCGCCGGCTGCAGGGCTGGGAGCGGTTCCTGCTGCCACCGACGTGGGACGACCTGCGGGAAGCCACAGCGGGCGGAACCGTGGTGCTCGTCAACGCCGGCAGCCGGCGCAGCGACGCGATCATCGCCACCGCCGACGCGGCTCCGAAGCTGGTGCCACTGCCCGACCTGACTCTGTCCGCCGTCGACACGCGCACCACAGAACTCTCGCGGGCCATGACCGCCACCGGTTCGCTGGTCGGTGAACTACGGCGCCGGCGGAACCTGTCCGACCTGCTCGGCTGGCTCTGGGACACCACTGTGGGCCCCGTACTGGACGCCTTGGACGGGTTCCCGCCCCGCGAGGGCGCGTTGCCGAGGGTCTGGTGGATGCCGACCGGGTTGCTCGGTCTGCTCCCGCTGCACGCGGCGGGCAGGCCGGGCGAGCCCGGAGCCCTGGACCGCGTCGTCTCCTCGTACGCCCCGACCTTCCGTGCGCTGCTCCGGGCCCGGCGGCAGACCGCAGGGGCGCCCCGGCGCCAGCTCGCCGTCGCGCTCGAACGCACGCCCGGCCAGCCGGACCTGCCGGCGACCGCGGCCGAAGCGGCCGCTCTGCACGCGCACCTTCCCGATTCGATGCTCCTGACGAACGAGCAAGCCACGGTCGACCGCGTTCTCGGCGCGCTTCCCGGCGCCGGCTGGGCCCACTTCGCCTGCCACGCCGATACGGACCTCCACGCGCCGTCGCGGGGCGGTCTCCACCTCCACGACGGCCGCCTGCCGATCGCGGAGATCAGTCGCCTGCGCCTGCACAGCGCCGAGCTGGCCTACCTCTCGGCCTGTTCCACCGGGCACGTCGGCCGTCGCCACGCGAACGAGTCCACCCACCTCGCGTCGGCGTTCCAACTCGCCGGATTCCGGCATGTGATCGCGAGCCTGTGGCCGCTCAACGACGCCGTCGCCGCGACGGCCGCCGACCGCTTCTACCGCCTGCTGCCGATGGCGGAGAACGCCGACCAGGCCGCCGATGCCCTGCACCGGGTGACCCGCGAACTCCGCGCCGAGCACCCCGAACGCCCGCACCTGTGGGCGTCTCTGATCCACAGCGGTCCGTAG
- a CDS encoding class I SAM-dependent methyltransferase, with amino-acid sequence MADDCFGHPRLAAIYDPLDPDRSDLDSYLLMAEEFGARRVLDIGCGTGVFALLLADRGIEVVGVDPALASIDVARAKPGSERVRWICGDATDLPQLQVDLATMTANVAQAIADPQTWQQTLRGAYEALRPGGHLAFETRDPARRAWEEWTRENSHRVTEIPGVGSVESWVQLIEVTRALVTFRWTYVFAADGQVLTSDSTLRFRERDEIETDLVAHGYVVEDVRDAPDRPGREFVFLARRP; translated from the coding sequence ATGGCTGACGACTGCTTCGGGCATCCACGGCTCGCCGCGATCTATGACCCGCTCGACCCCGACCGCAGCGATCTCGACTCCTACCTCTTGATGGCGGAAGAGTTCGGGGCGCGCCGAGTGCTGGACATCGGCTGCGGCACAGGGGTGTTCGCGCTCCTCCTGGCTGATCGCGGGATCGAGGTCGTCGGCGTCGATCCCGCCCTGGCGTCCATCGATGTCGCCCGGGCCAAACCGGGCAGTGAGCGAGTGCGGTGGATCTGCGGTGACGCGACAGACCTTCCGCAGCTGCAGGTCGACCTGGCGACGATGACGGCGAACGTTGCCCAGGCCATTGCTGATCCACAGACGTGGCAGCAGACGCTGCGGGGAGCCTACGAAGCACTACGGCCTGGCGGGCATCTGGCGTTCGAGACCCGTGACCCGGCCAGACGCGCCTGGGAAGAGTGGACCCGCGAGAACTCCCATCGCGTGACGGAGATCCCCGGCGTCGGCTCCGTCGAGAGCTGGGTCCAGCTGATCGAGGTGACTCGGGCCCTGGTGACGTTCCGCTGGACCTATGTGTTCGCTGCGGACGGGCAGGTGCTGACCTCGGATTCGACGCTGCGCTTCCGAGAGCGGGATGAGATCGAGACGGACCTGGTCGCGCACGGATACGTGGTGGAAGACGTTCGTGATGCGCCCGACCGCCCAGGAAGAGAGTTCGTCTTCCTGGCACGACGTCCCTGA
- a CDS encoding cation:proton antiporter, whose translation MGHADTLLAMGGAFLAAAFLARIGSRIGLPTIPLFMLAGILLGPHTPGLVLVDDAHDFEMLSALGLVLLLFYLGLEFHLDDLRSGGRRLLTAGGIYLVLNVGAGLGFGFALGWGAREALVLAGVLGISSSAIVTKILIDLGRITHPETRLILGVIVVEDIFLALYLAGLQPVISGAEGVTETVLQAAKAFGFLLVLASTARYGTRLISRLIKVRDNELLVISFLGIAVLVAGVSELLGVADAIGAFMAGLILAGTPSGPRIRRLVHPLRDAFGAIFFFAFGLAIDPADIASVAGPVAAATALTIVMNVAAGLLVARLYRYGIEPAADIATTLLARGEFALILAAMAAGAGLDGRLAPFIAGYVLVLAVLGPIVAGRAHLLARALRAAGGLMADGRGAAASSADAGIDAGAGTEVDDEDAEDDSALSAPSTPPSA comes from the coding sequence GTGGGACACGCCGACACCCTGCTCGCCATGGGCGGCGCCTTCCTGGCCGCCGCCTTCCTCGCCCGGATCGGTAGCCGGATCGGGTTGCCCACGATCCCGCTGTTCATGCTCGCCGGCATCCTGCTCGGCCCCCACACGCCAGGGCTGGTACTGGTCGACGACGCCCATGACTTCGAGATGCTGTCCGCGCTCGGCCTCGTGCTCCTGCTGTTCTATCTGGGCCTGGAGTTCCACCTCGACGATCTGAGAAGCGGCGGCAGACGCCTGCTGACCGCGGGTGGCATCTATCTCGTGCTGAACGTCGGTGCGGGCCTGGGCTTCGGCTTCGCGCTGGGCTGGGGTGCCCGGGAGGCGCTGGTGCTGGCCGGAGTCCTCGGCATCTCGTCCTCCGCCATCGTCACCAAGATCCTGATCGACCTCGGCCGCATCACCCATCCGGAGACGCGTCTGATCCTCGGCGTCATCGTGGTGGAGGACATCTTCCTGGCGCTCTACCTCGCCGGACTCCAACCCGTCATCAGCGGCGCCGAAGGAGTCACGGAGACCGTTCTCCAGGCTGCGAAAGCATTCGGGTTCCTGCTGGTGCTGGCCTCCACCGCGCGCTACGGCACCCGGCTGATCAGCCGCCTCATCAAGGTCCGCGACAACGAACTGCTCGTCATCAGCTTCCTCGGCATCGCCGTCCTCGTCGCCGGTGTCTCCGAACTCCTCGGGGTAGCCGATGCCATCGGCGCCTTCATGGCCGGGCTGATCCTGGCCGGGACCCCCTCGGGGCCGCGGATCCGCCGGCTGGTCCATCCGTTGCGTGACGCCTTCGGGGCGATCTTCTTCTTCGCGTTCGGGCTCGCCATCGACCCCGCCGACATCGCGTCCGTCGCCGGACCGGTCGCCGCCGCGACGGCTCTGACCATCGTGATGAACGTGGCCGCGGGACTGCTGGTCGCGCGCTTGTACCGGTACGGCATCGAGCCCGCCGCCGACATCGCCACGACACTGCTGGCGCGCGGGGAGTTCGCGCTGATCCTGGCCGCCATGGCCGCCGGCGCGGGGCTCGACGGCCGTCTCGCGCCGTTCATCGCCGGGTACGTCCTCGTCCTCGCCGTGCTGGGGCCGATCGTGGCCGGGCGCGCCCATCTGCTGGCCCGTGCTCTGAGGGCCGCGGGCGGTCTCATGGCCGACGGCCGCGGCGCCGCCGCTTCGTCCGCGGATGCCGGCATCGATGCCGGCGCGGGTACCGAGGTCGACGACGAAGACGCCGAGGACGACAGCGCCCTGTCCGCTCCGTCCACGCCGCCGTCTGCCTGA
- a CDS encoding DUF3040 domain-containing protein codes for MARARDERLQALQEQTERTDPRFARGLGTGRPCRPKEYRRRYVWALLAVALAMLVAGLALPQGLLLAAGLVLAGAAAHLWSSPRPRGAHPRSRHRYRHRPYRP; via the coding sequence ATGGCCCGGGCCCGAGACGAACGCCTTCAGGCTCTGCAGGAGCAGACCGAGCGGACCGACCCGCGCTTCGCCCGCGGGCTGGGTACGGGGCGGCCGTGCCGTCCGAAGGAGTACCGGCGCAGGTACGTCTGGGCGCTGCTTGCCGTGGCGCTGGCGATGCTGGTGGCCGGCCTGGCGCTGCCGCAGGGGCTCCTGCTCGCGGCGGGGCTGGTCCTCGCGGGTGCAGCGGCGCACCTGTGGTCGTCGCCGCGCCCGCGTGGGGCGCACCCACGCAGTCGGCACCGGTACCGGCACCGCCCGTACCGGCCATGA